The genomic interval CCTGCTGGTGCCCGGGTACACCGGCAGCAAGGAGGACTTCATCGCGCTTCTGGAACCGCTCGCGGAGGCGGGCTACCGGGTCGTCGCCGTCGACGGGCGCGGGCAGTTCGAGAGCCCGGGGACGGACGACCTCCGGGAGTACGCGCAGGAGGAGCTGGCCCGTGACGTGCTCGCGCAGACGGCCGCGCTCGGCGTCGGCGAGGGCGGGGTGCACCTGCTGGGGCACTCGCTCGGCGGCCAGCTCTGCCGGGCCGCGGTCCTGCTGGACGCGGCGCCGTTCCGCTCGCTGACCCTGATGTCGTCGGGGCCCGCCGAGGTGGTCGAGGCGCAGCAGGTGAAGCTGAAGATCCTCGGTGACGCGCTGGCCACCATGACCATGGACGCCGTCTGGGACGCGATGCGCGCCTTCGACCCGCCGGCCGAGGCGGAGACGGGCGGCGAGGAGCTGCGGCGGCGCTGGCTGCTCCACCGTCCGGCCCAGCTGATCGCGACGGGCCGCCAGCTGGCCGCCGAGCCGGACCGGGTGGCCGAGCTCGCCGCGACCGGGCTGCCGGTCCATGTCGTCTCCGGCGAGGTGGACGACGTCTGGCCGGTGCCGGTGCTGGACGAGATGGCGGTACGGCTCGGGGCGCGCCGGACCCGGATCGAGGGCGCCGAGCACTCCCCCAACACGGGCCGGCCGGAGGCGACCGCCGCCGCGCTCGTCTCGTTCTGGGACGGCCTGTAGGCCCTGCCCGAAGTCCCCGTACCGGCGGATCTCAGTACTGCGACTGGAGGTGCTGCCAGAAGCCGTCGCGCAGCGCCCGGCGCAGCGGAGGGTGGCCGCGCAGGGAGCGCTGGAGGAGGCGTTCCGCCTCGTGCAGCAGGTCCTGGTCGACCGAGCCCGGCAGGAAGGGGTGGCCGGGCAGCAGGTCGGCCAGGGATTCCCGGCCGCGCGCGGCGAGCCAGGCGGCCGCGATCTGCGCGCCGACGAAGTGGACGTCCTCGCGGGAGGGCGCCGGGGCGTCCTCCTCGTAGGTGGTGACGGGGCGTCGGGTCACGTAGGGGCGGCAGAAGTCCAGGTCGAAGGTGCGCTGGCTGTCCACCTCCCAGAGCAGCGGCTCCGCCTGGTTGCGCCCCTCGCCCGCTTCGATGCCCCAGAGGTGGACGCGGGCGCCGTAGCCCTGCGCGGCCTCGACGGCCGAGACGAGGTCCTCGTCGCCGCCGACGAGCGCGGCGTCGCTGATGGCCCGGTGGCGGGCGAGCGATTCCAGGTCGGTGCGGATGAGGGAGTCGACGCCCTTCTGCTGGTTGTTGGCGTTGAGGTTGCCCAGCCTGACCTTGACGTCGGGGAGTTCGGCGATGGTCTGCTGCTCGGTGGTGTGGATGCGGCGCCTGGCCCCGTCGTACCAGTACACGCGCAGCAGCCGGCTGTCCGCGAAGATGGTGCGGGCCTTGTCGATGAACGCCTCGATCAGCCCCTCGGCGTCGAGGTCGAAGGAGCGCCGGTCCTCGGTGCCGGTGACGAGCAGCCCGGCGGCGGCGTACACATAGCCCGCGTCCACGAAGATCGCGTGGGTCGACGGGGTCTTCGAGACCTCGGCGAGTACGCGTTCGAGCAGGGCGTTGGTGCGGTCCAGCCGCTCGCCGATCTCCGCGTCGTTCATGCGCGTCCCGTCGCGCCGACGGGAGTGCCCGCACGCCTGATTACCGGCCGGTACTTAGACATCCGAAAATTTTCCTTAGCGTAGGGAATGATTGCAGGAGGCAAGCCGTTGTAACCACCGTGGGGCGCACGACAGGCATGCCTGGCGCTCCTCATCCTTGCGGACGGGACACCGTCCTCCCAGTAGTTCTCCAGCAGGAGGATCAGACGAAGGGAAGCCCTATGCGCTTCGAGATCATGCGACTCGACGATGTCGACGGTACCGCCGTGGACAGCACCGTCGTGGACGCCGCCTCCGTCAAGCGGATCGTGCAGCAGGCCGCGGCTACGGGCCAGCGCATCTATATCCGACCGGCCGAAAGTCCGGCTTCATAACACCTTGCCGATGTGAGTTGTCGACGTAACGAAGACGAAGCGCCCCCGCACGGAACGATCGTGCGGGGGCGCTGTTGCGTCCGGGTCCGGGTCAGCTGCCCCGGATGACCTGGGTGACGCCGTTGATGATCTGCTGTACGGCGATGGCGGACAGCATCATCCCGGCCAGCCTGGTGACGAGCACGACGCCGCCGTCCTTGATGACGCGGATGATCAGCAGCGAGTAGCGCATGGTCAGCCAGAGCACGATGTGCATGGCGAGGATCGCCGTCCAGACGGAGACCTGGCTCGCCACGCTGTCGGCGTGCTGCACGGCGAGGATCACCGAGACGATCGCGCCGGGCCCGGCGAGCAGCGGCATGCCGAGCGGTACGAGGGCGACGTTGACGTCCTTGGTCTGCGTCGGCTCGTCCGTCTTGCCGGTCAGCAGGTCGAGCGCGATGAGCAGCAGGAGCAGCCCGCCGGCGATCATGAGCGCCGGTACGGAGACGTGCAGGTAGTCCAGGATCTGCTGGCCGAGCACGCCGAAGACGGCGATGACGCCGAAGGCGACGGCGACGGCCTGGAGGGCCATCCGGCGCTGCACCTTGGCGGGGCGGCCCGCGGTGAGGGCGAGGAAGATCGGGGTGATTCCGGGCGGATCCATAATCACAAAAAGGGTGAGAAAAAGGGATCCGAAGACAGCGACGTCGAACACGGGTGAGCCTTGTGGGGAGTGAGCGGGTGTGCGGGTGACCGCGGGGAAGAGGCGCACCGCACCGCCGCCCGGACATGCCGGACGGCGGCGGGGTGGGGGAAGAGAACGAGCGGGTGCCGTTACGCGGTGACGGGTCCGCCGGCGCCCGGCACCGGGAAGGCTCCCGTGGCGCGCCGGGTGATCTCGCCGTAGATCTCGGGGTCGGTGGTGTACGCGCCGAGCTCCACGGTCTTGCGGCTGCCGTGGTAGTCGCTGGAGCCGGTCGTCAGCAGCCCGAGCTCGCGGGCGAGTGCGCGCAGCCGGGTCCTGGTGGGCTCGTCGTGGTCCATGTGGTCGACCTCGATGCCGTCGAGCCCGGCGGCGGCCAGCTCGGCGATCCGCGCTTCGGGCACCGTACGACCGCGCTTGACGGCGGCCGGGTGGGCGAAGACGGTGACGCCGCCCGCGGCCTTGACCAGCCGGATCGCGTCGAAGGGGTCCAGCTCGTGCTTGTCCGCGTAGGCGCGTCCGCCGTCGCCGAGCCAGTCGGGCGTGAAGGCGTCGGACACGGTCGGGACGACGCCCAGCTCGACGAGGGCGGTGGCGACGTGCGGCCGGCCGACGGAGCCGTCTCCGGCGATCCGGGCGACCTGCTCCCAGGTGACGGGGACGCCCAGCTCCTGGAGCTTGCGGACCATGGTCCGGGCGCGCGGCACCCGGTCGTCGCGCACCAGCTCGCGCTCGCGGGCAAATTCCGGCTCCTCGGGGTCGAAGAGGTACGCCAGCATGTGCAGGCCCACGCCGTCGATGCGGCAGGACAGCTCGGCGCCCGGGACGAGGGTGAGTCCTTCGGGGAGCGCGGCGGCGGCCTCGGCGTGGCCGCGCACGGTGTCGTGGTCGGTGAGGGCGACGACGTCCAGGCCCGCTGCGGCGGCGTTGCGCACCAGCTCGGCGGGGGTGTCCGTGCCGTCCGACGCGGTGGAGTGGGTGTGCAGATCGATGCGCACGACGCGTACTCCAGTGCTCGCGGCCGGACGGGGGACACCCCAGGATAACCGGCGCGCGAGCTTGGTCCGGACGGCGCGAAGGCCCTCCGTCAGGGGCCCGTCAGCAGGCGGGGGTGAGGGCGCCGCAGGGCACCAGGTCCACCTCCGCCCCGGCGTCCCGCAGGTCGGTGAGCACCAGCTCGTCGTACATCAGCAGCCCGGACTGCTCGGGCCAGACGATGGCCCACAGCCACAGGCCGCGCGCCTCGCCCGCGAAGACGGCGCGGTCGGCGGGGGCGTGCCTGACGTGCCAGAGGGGGGTGGGACGTCCGGCGGCGAGCACCTTGGAGTCCGGGGGGCCGTCGACGCGCAGCAGGGGCCCGGGGTCCGGTCCGTCGATGCCGGCGTACCGCGCGCCGAGCCCGACGCCCAGCTCCTCGGCGACCAGCAGCAGTTCGCCCATGCCGCCGAGCGGTCCGGGTCCGGAGCAGGCGACGGCGGTGGCGCGTCCGCCGGTGCGGTCGTCCCCCGCACTGGCCACGCCGGTGAACAGCCAGCCGACGGGGAGCGGCCAGGGCATCCACACGGGGACCTGCGCGCGGTGCACCGCGACGCCGAGCGCCTCGACGCTCGGCGGGACGACCGGCTGGAGCGGGTGCACGCTGCCGTGCTCGTCGCACTGCCAGGTGTCGGCGAAGAGCCCCGGCGCCCTGACCCGGCCTCCGCACTTCGGGCAACTCGGTTCGCCCCTCATACCTTCCCACGGTCCTCTCCGGCCGTCGCCGCGTCAAGGACGATCACCCCTGCGCGCCGCGCACCCAGCCCCTCTACCCCGCGCACCGGCGGGTCACCGGGCCGCCCTCGGAGAATTTAGATGTAACTTGCATTCATTAGCTTCTCTAACTTATTCTGTGCATAACGCATCGATCCAGTGGAGCCAGTGGAGAGGAAGAGGCCCATGCCGTCAGAGGCAGTAACGGGAGAGGATCCGTTCAACCAGGAGCCGGTCAGCATCCTGCGCCAGCCGAAGGCCGTCTGGGCCACGGCGGGCGCTTCCGTCGTCGCGTTCATGGGCATCGGCCTGGTGGACCCGATCCTGCCGTCCATCGCCAAGGGCCTGGAGGCGACGCCGAGCCAGGTGTCGCTGCTCTTCACCTCGTACTTCCTGATCACCGCCGTCGCGATGCTGGTGACCGGCTTCGTCTCCAGCCGCATCGGCGGCCGCAAGACGCTGCTGGCCGGGCTGGCGCTCGTGGTGGTCTTCGCGGCGCTCTCCGGCACCTCGTCGTCCGTCGGCGAGCTGGTCGGCTTCCGGGCCGGGTGGGGCCTGGGCAACGCGCTGTTCGTCTCGACCGCGCTCGCGGTGATCGTCGGCGCGGCGGCCGGCGGCAGCTCGGCGGCGATCCTGCTGTACGAGTCGGCGCTCGGCCTCGGCATGGCGTGCGGGCCGCTCCTCGGCGCCCTGCTCGGTGACGCCAGCTGGCGCTACCCGTTCTTCGGGACGGCCGCGCTGATGGCGATCGGCTTCGTCTGCATCACCGCGTTCCTGAAGGAGCAGCCCAAGCCCGCCCGTAAGACCTCACTGCTCGACCCGGTCAAGGCGCTCGGACACGGCGGACTCGCCTCCGTCGCGGCGTCCGCGTTCTTCTACAACTACGCGTTCTTCACGATCCTGGCGTTCACCCCGTTCGTGCTGAACATGACGCCGTACAAGTCCGGCGCCGTCTTCTTCGCCTGGGGCCTGCTGCTCGCGGTCTTCTCGGTGCTCGTGGCGCCCCGGCTCCAGCAGCGGTTCGGCTCGCTCAAGGTGCTCGGCGCCTCGCTGGTGCTGCTCGCCGCGGACCTGGTGGTCCTGGGCTACGGGAGCCACACCACGGCCATCGTCTGCACCATCGTGTCCGGCGCGCTGATCGGCATGAACAACACCGTGTACACGGAGCTGGCGCTCGGCGTCTCGGACGCGCCGCGCCCGGTGGCCAGTGCGGGCTACAACTTCGTCCGCTGGTTCGCCGCCGCCGCGGCGCCCTACCTGGCCCCGAAGATCGAGGAGTGGAGCGACATCCACATCCCGTTCGTGGTCGCCGCCGCCGCCTCGCTGGTCGGTGCGCTCGTCGTCTGGGTACGGCGCTCCGCGCTGACCCACGAGGCGGAGGAGCTGGAGCCGAAGCACGCCACGGAGGACGGCGTCACGGTCTTCGCCAACTGACGCCGTCAGTCCAGATTCGCGGAACGTCGCAGGGGATCGCGCAGGTCGGTCCCCTGCGACAGCCATTTCTCCTGGAGTTCCTGCGCACCCCGGACCCGCTTCCACGCGGCCTCGTTCCGCGTCATCGGCAGCAGCGGCAGAAAGCGGACCGGCTCCAAGGGCTCGTCCAGCTCCAGATCCTCCACGAGCCCCCCGCTCTCCGCGACCAGCACCGAGGTGAACGGCGCGCCCGGCCACAGCGGTTCGCCGACGTCCAGCGACGCGCCGGGCGCCACGACCAGGCCCTCCACCTGGGGCGAGGCCGCGAGCACCGCGAGCGTGCGCAGCACCTGGTCGGTGTCGGCCAGGCCGCCCCGTACCGACAGGACCAGCTCGGCGCGCGGGCCCTTCAGCGGGTCGGCCACGACGGCCGTCGGGTCGGACATCGGCTGGGCGGACATGCCGAGCGTGGCGTACCGCACGATGTCTCCGTCGATGAACCGGAGCACTTCGATCCGGTCAGTCCCGAGAAACGTCACCGCCGCACGCGCGTCCGGTTCACCCAGGGCCGTCCGCAGACGCGCCTCGACCAGAGCAAGAATTTCTGCCATGCCGCGAGCATAGGTCGCGTATGGAACGGGCAAAGTAAGGGATTGGCCCTGTACTGGCTGCTAGCCTGGGGTGTCGGCCCGGGACAGCACGCTGAAGCGTCGCTCTCAAGTCCCGGCGCTACGTCATCCCCCACGGGGGACCGGCAGGAGGAGGTGGGGCTGCGGTGGATCCGAGTCGATCGTGCAGTACCAACCGCTCTTCCGCCGGACGCCCCTCCGTGTGATCTGACACCCGGTCGGGGCCCTGGCATGTCGCACGACGGAAGAGCACAGCCTTTCACCTGTCTGTAGCGAACGCCGTCGTCCTGTCGCCGCGGTGCCGCCCGCTTTGCGGATGTGAGTCCACGTCCCCATTCCGGGCTGTTCCAGGCCCCCCGACGACGGCCCTCCGTGAAGGAGCCAGCCATGTCGATGATCCGTGACCTGCGCGCCGTCGTGCGCCCCTCCCTGCGCAAGAGCACCCCCTGCACAACAGCTACGACACCACCCGCGACCCGTCCGCCTCCAGCGCGGTGGTCGACTGCGCGGTCTACCGGGACGGCCGCCGGCTCGCCGAGACGGACGGCACCTGCCGCACGGCCCGCGAGGCGATGCTCCGGGTCCGGGAGAAGGGCGGCTTCGCCTGGATCGGTCTGCACGAGCCGACCGAGGAGGAATTCGCGGGCATCGCCCGGGAGTTCGGGCTGCACCCGCTGGCCGTGGAGGACGCGGTCCACGCCCACCAGCGCCCGAAGCTGGAGCGGTACGACGACACGCTGTTCACCGTCTTCAAGACCATCCACTACGTCGAGCACGCCGAACTGACCGCGACCAGCGAGGTCGTGGAGACCGGCGAGGTCATGTGCTTCACCGGCCGGGACTTCGTCATCACCGTGCGGCACGGCGGCCACGGCTCGCTGCGCGCGCTGCGCCACCGCCTGGAGGACGACCCCGAGCTGCTGGCCAAGGGCCCCTCCGCCGTGCTGCACTCCATCGCCGACCATGTGGTCGACGGCTACATCGCGGTGGCCGGCGCGGTGCAGGACGACATCGACGAGGTGGAGATCGAGGTTTTCTCCACGCCGGACAAGGGAAGCGCACGCGGCTCGGACGCCGGGCGGATTTACCAGCTCAAGCGCGAGGTGCTGGAGTTCAAGCGGGCCGTCTCCCCGCTGCTGCGCCCCATGCAGCTGCTGAGCGAACGGCCGATGCGGCTGATCGACCCCGACATCCAGAAGTACTTCCGGGACGTCGCCGACCACCTGGTGCGGGTCCAGGAAGAGGTCATCGGCTTCGACGAACTGCTGAACTCCATCCTCCAGGCCAACCTGGCGCAGGCGACCGTCGCGCAGAACGAGGACATGCGCAAGATCACGTCCTGGGCGGCGATCGTCGCCGTGCCGACGATGATCTGCGGGGTCTACGGCATGAACTTCAAGCACATGCCCGAGCTGGGCTGGACGTACGGCTATCCGATGGTGATGGGCTTCATCGGTGTGGTCTGCTTCTCCATCCACCGCATGCTCAAGCGCAACGGCTGGCTCTGAGCGTCCCCGTTAAGCTCTGCCCCATGACTGCTGCTGACACGCTGTTCGGGCCGGCCCTCGTCGAGGAGGCCACGAAGAAGTCGGGCCTCGTCTGGGTGCGTGGCACCGGTGCGGCGCGGGCGCTGTGGCACGTATGGCACGAGGGCGCCGCCCACCTCGTCGGCGACGGCCCCGGCGAGCAGCCGCTCCCGGCCGGGCTCACCGAGGGCGCCACCGCCGAGGTCACCGTCCGCAGCAAGGACAAGGGCGGCCGCCTCGTCGCCTGGTCCGCCTCGGTCACCGTGCTCGCCCCGCACTCCGAGGAGTGGGAGGCCGCCGTCGCCGAGCTGAAGGGCAAGCGGCTGAACGCGCCGGACGCGGAGCGGATGACGGACCGCTGGGCGCGTGAGTGCCGGGTCGTCCGGCTCACGCCCCTGGACGCCCGGACCGAACTGCCCGAGACCTCCGGGGCGGCCGCGCCGCTGCCGACGACGGCGACGACCCGGCTGCCCGTCCCGGCGGGCCTGCCGCGCCTGCTGAAGCGCTCCCTGCGCAAGTAGCGGCGCTCAGGACGAGGTCTTCGGGAGCTGCTTGCCGTAGTCGACGGTCTCGTCCTCCGCGGGGGCCTTCAGCGTGAAGTCCTTGCCCCAGTCGGCGAGCGTGATCACGCCTCCGCCGCCGCCCCGGGCGAAGCGCAGCGGATACGGCTTGCCCTCCAGCGCCACATCGAGCGCGCCGCCCGCGCCCTCGCCGCCCATGATCCGCACCGTGCGCACCCCGGCGACCTTGTCGCGGTCGCCCTTGGTGAGCTTGCCGTGCAGCGTGAGCATCCCGTCGAGCAGCACCTTCTTGTCGGTGAAGCCGCTCAGCTGCTTGTACGTGGGGTCGCCCTCGGGGACCTTGACGTACTTGCCCTCCAGCTTGTCGGCCGCCGCCGTGCCGTCCTCGCCGGTGTCGGCCTTGCCCTCGTCCTCGTGGCTCCAGAAGCCGGCGTCGGCCTTGAGATAGAGCTCGTCGTCGATGCGCAGCAGCGTGAAGGTGCTGTTCTTCGAGGTGACGGAACCGGCGCCGCCCTTGTTCTTGAGCCGCATGTCGATCTTGTACGTGCCGCCCTTGCTGACCAGCGTCCCGGCGAGCCGCACCGCGTCGGCGGAGTCCGTCGCGGCCCGCGCCTTCTTCTCGATCTCCGGCGCGGAGAGCTTGCCGACGCCGTTGGTCCCCTCGTCCGGGTCCTCGCCCCCGCACGCGGTCAGCGCCGCGGTCAGCCCCGCGCAGAGCGCGACGGCGAGGGATGCGTTCCGGCGGCGGGCCCGTACGGCCGGGGCGGAAGAGGTCACAGGCGCACTGCCTCTCGTATCCATGGTGGGGGGTGGCAGACGGCAGCGTACCCGGGTGGCCTACGCCATCCGACCCGGAGCCGTACGGACGGCCAGCCGGGGCGGTCCGCGTGCGCACGGGCTAGCCTGATCACGTCGTCACAGCGCGACAACTGTCGGAAGCGGGCGGCCGGGGGCCGTCCGGAGGTGAGCGAGGAGGTGCGGGGATGACGCCGGTGACGCCCCGGGTCTTCGTCTCGCACCTGTCCGGTGTGCCGGTCTTCGACCCCAACGGCGACCAGGTGGGGCGCGTCCGCGACCTGGTCGCGATGCTCCGCGTCGGCGGCCGTCCGCCCCGGCTGCTCGGCATGGTGGTCGAGGTGGTGAGCCGGCGGCGGATCTTCCTGCCGATGACCCGGGTGACGGGCGTGGAGTCGGGGCAGGTGATCACCACGGGCGTGGTCAACATGCGGCGCTTCGAGCAGCGGCCCACCGAACGCCTGGTGCTCGGCGAGTTCCTCGACCGCCGGGTGCGCCTGGTGGAGACGGACGAGGAGGTCACCATCCTGGACGTGGCCATCCAGCAGCTGCCCGCCCGCCGGGACTGGGAGATCGACAAGTACTTCGTCCGCAAGGGCCGGGGCGGGGCGCTGCGCCGCAAGGGCGAGACGCTGACCGTCGAGTGGTCGGCGGTGAAGGGTTTCTCGCTGGAGGAGCACGGGCAGGGCGCCGAGTCCCTGGTGGCGACCTTCGAGCGGCTGCGCCCCGCCGACGTGGCCAACGCGCTGCACCACCTGACCCCGAAGCGCCGGGCGGAGGTCGCGGCGGCGCTGGACGACGACCGGCTCGCGGACGTCCTGGAGGAGCTGCCCGAGGACGACCAGGTGGAGATCATCGGCAAGCTCCAGGAGGAGCGCGCGGCGGACGTCCTGGAGGCGATGGACCCGGACGACGCGGCCGACCTGCTCTCCGAGCTGCCCGAGGAGGACAAGGAGCGGCTGCTGACGCTGATGCGCCCGGGCGACGCGGCGGACGTGCGGCGGCTGATGTCGTACGAGGAGCGCACCGCGGGCGGCCTCATGACGACGGAGCCGGTCATCCTGCGCCCGGACGCCACGGTCGCCGACGCCCTGGCCCGGGTGCGCCAGTCGGACCTGTCACCGGCGCTGGCCGCGCAGGTGTACGTGTGCCGGTCGCCCGACGAGACGCCGACGGGCAAGTACCTGGGCACCGTGCACTTCCAGCGGCTGCTGCGGGACCCGCCGTTCACGCTGGTCAGCTCGCTCCTGGACAGCGATCTGGTGCCGCTGCCGCCGGGCACCCCGCTGTCGGTGGTGACCAGCTATCTGGCGGCGTACAACCTGGTGTCGGTGCCGGTGGTGGACGAGAGCGGTTCGCTGCTGGGCGCGGTGACCGTGGACGACGTGCTGGACCACCTGCTGCCGGAGGACTGGCGGGAGACGGACTTCCAGGGCCGCGAGGGGGTGCTCCGTGACCGGTGACGACCGCACCCGCGCGTCGAACGGTTCGACGGCGCTGACCCGTACGCCGAGGAACCGGCTCGACCAGCCGAAGGCGCCGCGCCGGCGGCTGCTTCCGGAGTACGACCCCGAGGCGTTCGGCCGGTTCTCGGAGCGCATCGCGCGCTTCCTGGGCACCGGCCGGTTCATCGTCTGGATGACGCTGATCATCATCGTGTGGGTGGCGTGGAACATCTTCGCGCCCGAGCACCTGAGGTTCGACCAGTACCCGTTCATCTTCCTGACCCTGATGCTGTCGCTCCAGGCGTCGTACGCGGCTCCGCTGATCCTGCTCGCGCAGAACAGGCAGGACGACCGGGACCGGGTCACGCACGAGCAGGACCGCAAGCAGAACGAGCGCTCCATCGCCGACACCGAGTATCTGACCAGGGAGATCGCGGCCCTGCGGATGGGCCTCGGCGAGGTCGCCACCCGGGACTGGATCCGGTCCGAGCTGGAGGACCTGGTGAAGGACCTGGACGACCGCCGCGCGCTGTGGTCCGCCGAGAGTGACGAAGACCGCTGACGGGGCTACCCGCGCGTACGGCAAGGCGCCGTACCATCGTCCGTATGGCTACGGAAGACGCGGTGCTTGAGGCACTGGCGACAGTGAACGACCCCGAGATCCACCGTCCGATCACCGAGCTGGGCATGGTGAAATCGGTCGACATCGATCCTGACGGTGTGGTCGCTGTCACGGTGTACCTCACCGTCTCCGGCTGTCCGATGCGCGAGACGATCACCCGGAACGTGACCGACGCGGTGGCCCGCGTCGAGGGCGTCTCGCGGGTCGACGTCACCCTCGACGTGATGAGCGACGAGCAGCGCAAGGACCTCGCGGCCTCGCTGCGCGGCGGCACGGCGGAGCGCGAGGTGCCGTTCGCCAAGCCCGGCTCGCTGACCCGGGTGTACGCGGTCGCCTCCGGCAAGGGCGGCGTCGGCAAGTCCTCGGTGACGGTGAACCTGGCCGCGGCGATGGCGGCGGACGGGCTCAAGGTCGGTGTCGTGGACGCGGACATCTACGGTCACAGCGTGCCCCGGATGCTCGGCGTGGACGGCCGTCCGACCCAGGTCGAGAACATGATCATGCCGCCGTCCTCGCACGGCGTGAAGGTCATCTCCATCGGCATGTTCACCCCGGGCAACGCCCCGGTGGTCTGGCGCGGCCCGATGCTGCACCGCGCGCTCCAGCAGTTCCTGGCCGACGTGTTCTGGGGCGACCTGGACGTGCTGCTGCTCGACCTGCCGCCGGGCACCGGTGACATCGCGATCTCGGTGGCGCAGCTGGTGCCGAACGCGGAGATCCTGGTCGTCACGACCCCGCAGCAGGCCGCCGCCGAGGTGGCCGAGCGGGCCGGTTCGATCGCCGTGCAGACCCACCAGAAGATCGTCGGCGTCGTCGAGAACATGTCCGGCATGCCGTGCCCGCACTGCGACGAGATGGTCGACGTCTTCGGCTCGGGCGGCGGTGCCAAGGTCGCGGAGGGGCTGACCAAGACGGTCGGCGCCGAGGTGCCGGTGCTGGGCGCGATCCCGATCGACGTACGGCTGCGCGAGGGCGGCGACGAGGGCAAGCCCGTCGTCCTGTCCGACCCGGACTCCCCCGCCGGCAAGGCGCTGCGCACCATCGCGGGCAAGCTGAGCGGCCGTCAGCGCGGCCTGTCGGGCATGTCGCTGGGCATCACCCCGCGCAACAAGTTCTGACTCGTTTACGGACACGGGGAAGGCCGGGACCCGAGGGCCCCGGCCTTCCCCGTTGTCGCGTGCGTTACGCGTACGCCTCGATGTCCTCGACCACCGAGAAGCCCAGCCCGTACGCGCTCATCCCGCGCCCGTAGGCGCCGATGTGCACCCCGCCGGGCGCGGAGCCGGCCAGCACCCAG from Streptomyces drozdowiczii carries:
- a CDS encoding Mrp/NBP35 family ATP-binding protein, which gives rise to MATEDAVLEALATVNDPEIHRPITELGMVKSVDIDPDGVVAVTVYLTVSGCPMRETITRNVTDAVARVEGVSRVDVTLDVMSDEQRKDLAASLRGGTAEREVPFAKPGSLTRVYAVASGKGGVGKSSVTVNLAAAMAADGLKVGVVDADIYGHSVPRMLGVDGRPTQVENMIMPPSSHGVKVISIGMFTPGNAPVVWRGPMLHRALQQFLADVFWGDLDVLLLDLPPGTGDIAISVAQLVPNAEILVVTTPQQAAAEVAERAGSIAVQTHQKIVGVVENMSGMPCPHCDEMVDVFGSGGGAKVAEGLTKTVGAEVPVLGAIPIDVRLREGGDEGKPVVLSDPDSPAGKALRTIAGKLSGRQRGLSGMSLGITPRNKF